From a region of the Gemmatimonadaceae bacterium genome:
- a CDS encoding glycosyltransferase 87 family protein, whose product MGFAKGKSWWVSAGVAGGAAAAWIGLAIACFPRVSGSHAQDLSLYRRAAQRVLAGQIPYRDFGIEYPPLALLPITLPEWVLGRGAPTARYALAFLLLNAVWSVALGACIWAAARRWVSAERSLAAAGMYALLAFVGAPLFPWRFDLFPTLLSALSLVLVMKGRPAAAGISLGAGVAAKLYPIVFLPIFVAWYLARGERGRALRFMVCTFAATTLICAPFVWAARADFLSFLRYHQLRGLQIESASAGLLMLGHTLGVGGVSIVENFGAIHLLSPTSAGVIRWLLPAFVAGWSAVAFLAFSRFRNERSSGRAASDQTLAGYALVALLVFMLTNKVLSPQYVIWLLPFIALLPAPEYALGLAATVLTIVIFPYGYDRLLRMEMPVVLLLNARNLLWAVLAATILWRLRPRHGCR is encoded by the coding sequence ATGGGTTTCGCCAAGGGAAAGTCCTGGTGGGTGTCGGCCGGCGTCGCCGGAGGGGCGGCGGCGGCATGGATCGGTCTGGCGATCGCCTGCTTCCCCCGCGTCAGCGGGTCGCACGCTCAGGATCTGTCGTTGTACCGGCGGGCGGCGCAGCGCGTGCTCGCCGGCCAGATCCCGTATCGCGACTTCGGCATCGAGTATCCACCGCTCGCGCTGCTTCCCATCACGCTGCCCGAGTGGGTGCTGGGCCGAGGAGCGCCGACAGCCCGCTACGCTCTCGCGTTCCTCCTCCTGAACGCCGTCTGGTCCGTCGCGCTGGGGGCGTGCATCTGGGCCGCCGCTCGACGTTGGGTCTCCGCGGAACGTTCGCTGGCCGCCGCGGGCATGTACGCATTGCTCGCGTTCGTCGGCGCGCCGCTCTTTCCCTGGCGCTTCGATCTCTTCCCGACGTTGCTCTCGGCGCTGAGTCTCGTGCTGGTCATGAAGGGCCGCCCCGCGGCAGCCGGCATCTCGCTCGGCGCGGGCGTCGCGGCCAAGCTCTATCCGATCGTCTTTCTACCGATCTTCGTCGCGTGGTACCTGGCGCGCGGCGAGCGGGGACGGGCGCTGCGATTCATGGTGTGCACGTTCGCCGCGACGACGCTCATCTGTGCGCCCTTCGTGTGGGCGGCGCGGGCCGACTTCCTCTCTTTTTTGAGGTATCACCAGCTACGGGGCCTGCAAATCGAGAGTGCGTCCGCCGGACTTCTGATGTTGGGACACACCCTTGGTGTGGGCGGCGTTTCCATCGTCGAAAACTTCGGCGCGATTCACCTGCTGTCCCCGACGTCCGCCGGAGTGATCCGCTGGCTCCTGCCGGCGTTCGTCGCCGGATGGTCCGCCGTCGCGTTCCTGGCCTTTTCTCGGTTTCGAAACGAACGCTCGAGCGGCAGGGCGGCGAGCGATCAAACGCTCGCCGGATACGCGCTGGTCGCGCTGCTCGTGTTCATGCTGACCAACAAGGTCCTGTCGCCGCAGTATGTGATTTGGCTTCTCCCGTTCATCGCGCTCTTGCCCGCGCCGGAGTACGCGCTCGGTCTCGCCGCCACGGTGCTGACGATCGTGATCTTTCCATATGGCTACGATCGCTTGTTGCGGATGGAGATGCCGGTCGTTCTCCTGCTCAACGCGCGCAATCTCCTTTGGGCTGTGCTGGCTGCGACGATTCTATGGCGATTGCGTCCGCGGCACGGTTGTCGGTGA